In the Malus domestica chromosome 16, GDT2T_hap1 genome, one interval contains:
- the LOC103416746 gene encoding probable E3 ubiquitin-protein ligase XBOS32 isoform X3: MKFLGVMGNSFGCSASGERLVSAARDGDVQEAKALLECNPRLARYSTFGVRNSPLHYSAAQGHHEIVSVLLESGVDINLRNYRGQTALMQACQHGHWEVVQTLMLSKATIHRADYLNGGTALHFAALNGHSRCIRLLLADYITSTPDFWTTLRNADSNEESITEFNHDVLFQIINRPADGGITALHMAALNGHIESVQLLLGLGASVSKVTAQDGATVDLIVQYDFAGLVIRMYFLNHFDNFAGAGSTALHYAACGGNAECCQILISRGSSLSAENANGWTPVMVARSWHRDWLEEVLTTEEGQSQILPSPYLSLPLMSIMKIARECGWRNNDCLSTFQDPCVVCLEQQCTVAAEGCDHEFCTRCALYLCSTNCTSTASNGPPGSIACPLCRNGIVSFVKLRVARSMAKENARTSLSLSFCTCSSEGSDSSSITTPLYKPEFRCSRKSPLGSFRSLSCQKFPSIKINYNLCMGAPNINPCLVPSSSNRKLRNHLARSSKTGFRRSASQPDGRRSWYSSFNQNVTIGSGC; this comes from the exons ATGAAATTTCTAGGCGTTATGGGAAATTCATTTGGATGTTCAGCATCCGGGGAGCGGTTAGTTTCAGCAGCAAGAGATGGCGATGTTCAAGAAGCCAAGGCCTTGCTGGAATGTAACCCTCGCCTGGCAAGGTACTCCACTTTCGGTGTACGCAATTCCCCTCTCCATTATTCTGCAGCTCAGGGCCACCATGAG aTAGTCTCTGTATTGCTTGAGTCTGGAGTTGATATCAATCTCAGGAATTATCGTGGTCAG ACTGCTTTGATGCAAGCTTGCCAACATGGTCATTGGGAGGTTGTTCAGACTTTGATGCTTTCTAAAGCCACC ATTCACAGAGCAGATTATCTGAATGGCGGTACTGCACTTCACTTTGCCGCTTTGAATGGTCATTCTCGATGCATCAGACTCCTCCTGGCTGATTACATTACCAGCACTCCGGATTTTTGGACTACATTAAGGAATGctgatagcaatgaagaatcaATCACAGAGTTTAATCATGA TGTTTTGTTCCAGATAATTAATAGGCCCGCTGATGGAGGAATCACTGCGCTGCATATGGCAGCACTTAATGGTCACATTGAAAGTGTACAACTACTTTTGGGTTTAGGGGCATCTGTTTCTAAGGTAACTGCGCAAGACGGAGCTACAGTTGATCTAATAG TCCAATATGATTTTGCAGGTCTGGTCATTCGGATGTATTTCCTAAACCATTTTGACAACTTTGCAGGTGCTGGAAGCACAGCCCTACACTATGCTGCATGTGGAGGAAATGCAGAATGTTGTCAA ATTTTGATTTCCCGGGGTTCCAGTCTAAGTGCTGAAAATGCGAATGG GTGGACTCCCGTGATGGTGGCTCGTTCGTGGCATAGAGACTGGCTTGAGGAAGTCCTTACCACCGAAGAAGGCCAGTCTCAGATTCTTCCTTCACCATACCTATCCCTTCCCCTTATGAGCATTATGAAGATTGCTAG AGAATGTGGATGGAGGAACAATGATTGTTTATCTACATTTCAAGATCCGTGTGTTGTCTGTTTGGAACAGCAGTGCACAGTGGCCGCAGAAG GTTGTGATCATGAGTTCTGCACAAGATGTGCCTTGTACCTTTGTTCCACAAACTGCACTTCAACTGCGTCTAATGGCCCCCCAGGCTCAATCGCATGTCCTCTCTGCCGAAATGGCATAGTTTCATTTGTCAAGCTTCGAGTAGCAAGATCAATGGCTAAGGAGAATGCAAGAACAAGCTTATCACTATCATTTTGCACATGTTCTTCTGAGGGATCAGATTCCTCCTCAATCACAACTCCACTGTACAAGCCTGAGTTTCGCTGCTCCAGAAAATCCCCTCTCGGGTCTTTTCGGTCCCTCAGCTGCCAGAAGTTCCCATCAATCAAGATCAACTACAACCTTTGCATGGGAGCTCCAAATATCAATCCTTGTTTGGTTCCAAGCTCTAGTAATCGAAAGTTGCGGAACCATTTAGCTAGATCTTCCAAAACCGGCTTTAGGCGATCAGCTTCTCAACCCGATGGCAGAAGGTCGTGGTACTCTTCATTCAATCAAAATGTAACGATTGGCAGTGGATGTTGA
- the LOC103416746 gene encoding E3 ubiquitin-protein ligase XBAT32 isoform X8, producing MQACQHGHWEVVQTLMLSKATIHRADYLNGGTALHFAALNGHSRCIRLLLADYITSTPDFWTTLRNADSNEESITEFNHDVLFQIINRPADGGITALHMAALNGHIESVQLLLGLGASVSKVTAQDGATVDLIVQYDFAGLVIRMYFLNHFDNFAGAGSTALHYAACGGNAECCQILISRGSSLSAENANGWTPVMVARSWHRDWLEEVLTTEEGQSQILPSPYLSLPLMSIMKIARECGWRNNDCLSTFQDPCVVCLEQQCTVAAEGCDHEFCTRCALYLCSTNCTSTASNGPPGSIACPLCRNGIVSFVKLRVARSMAKENARTSLSLSFCTCSSEGSDSSSITTPLYKPEFRCSRKSPLGSFRSLSCQKFPSIKINYNLCMGAPNINPCLVPSSSNRKLRNHLARSSKTGFRRSASQPDGRRSWYSSFNQNVTIGSGC from the exons ATGCAAGCTTGCCAACATGGTCATTGGGAGGTTGTTCAGACTTTGATGCTTTCTAAAGCCACC ATTCACAGAGCAGATTATCTGAATGGCGGTACTGCACTTCACTTTGCCGCTTTGAATGGTCATTCTCGATGCATCAGACTCCTCCTGGCTGATTACATTACCAGCACTCCGGATTTTTGGACTACATTAAGGAATGctgatagcaatgaagaatcaATCACAGAGTTTAATCATGA TGTTTTGTTCCAGATAATTAATAGGCCCGCTGATGGAGGAATCACTGCGCTGCATATGGCAGCACTTAATGGTCACATTGAAAGTGTACAACTACTTTTGGGTTTAGGGGCATCTGTTTCTAAGGTAACTGCGCAAGACGGAGCTACAGTTGATCTAATAG TCCAATATGATTTTGCAGGTCTGGTCATTCGGATGTATTTCCTAAACCATTTTGACAACTTTGCAGGTGCTGGAAGCACAGCCCTACACTATGCTGCATGTGGAGGAAATGCAGAATGTTGTCAA ATTTTGATTTCCCGGGGTTCCAGTCTAAGTGCTGAAAATGCGAATGG GTGGACTCCCGTGATGGTGGCTCGTTCGTGGCATAGAGACTGGCTTGAGGAAGTCCTTACCACCGAAGAAGGCCAGTCTCAGATTCTTCCTTCACCATACCTATCCCTTCCCCTTATGAGCATTATGAAGATTGCTAG AGAATGTGGATGGAGGAACAATGATTGTTTATCTACATTTCAAGATCCGTGTGTTGTCTGTTTGGAACAGCAGTGCACAGTGGCCGCAGAAG GTTGTGATCATGAGTTCTGCACAAGATGTGCCTTGTACCTTTGTTCCACAAACTGCACTTCAACTGCGTCTAATGGCCCCCCAGGCTCAATCGCATGTCCTCTCTGCCGAAATGGCATAGTTTCATTTGTCAAGCTTCGAGTAGCAAGATCAATGGCTAAGGAGAATGCAAGAACAAGCTTATCACTATCATTTTGCACATGTTCTTCTGAGGGATCAGATTCCTCCTCAATCACAACTCCACTGTACAAGCCTGAGTTTCGCTGCTCCAGAAAATCCCCTCTCGGGTCTTTTCGGTCCCTCAGCTGCCAGAAGTTCCCATCAATCAAGATCAACTACAACCTTTGCATGGGAGCTCCAAATATCAATCCTTGTTTGGTTCCAAGCTCTAGTAATCGAAAGTTGCGGAACCATTTAGCTAGATCTTCCAAAACCGGCTTTAGGCGATCAGCTTCTCAACCCGATGGCAGAAGGTCGTGGTACTCTTCATTCAATCAAAATGTAACGATTGGCAGTGGATGTTGA
- the LOC103416746 gene encoding E3 ubiquitin-protein ligase XBAT32 isoform X6 has product MGNSFGCSASGERLVSAARDGDVQEAKALLECNPRLARYSTFGVRNSPLHYSAAQGHHEIVSVLLESGVDINLRNYRGQTALMQACQHGHWEVVQTLMLSKATIHRADYLNGGTALHFAALNGHSRCIRLLLADYITSTPDFWTTLRNADSNEESITEFNHDVLFQIINRPADGGITALHMAALNGHIESVQLLLGLGASVSKVTAQDGATVDLIGAGSTALHYAACGGNAECCQILISRGSSLSAENANGWTPVMVARSWHRDWLEEVLTTEEGQSQILPSPYLSLPLMSIMKIARECGWRNNDCLSTFQDPCVVCLEQQCTVAAEGCDHEFCTRCALYLCSTNCTSTASNGPPGSIACPLCRNGIVSFVKLRVARSMAKENARTSLSLSFCTCSSEGSDSSSITTPLYKPEFRCSRKSPLGSFRSLSCQKFPSIKINYNLCMGAPNINPCLVPSSSNRKLRNHLARSSKTGFRRSASQPDGRRSWYSSFNQNVTIGSGC; this is encoded by the exons ATGGGAAATTCATTTGGATGTTCAGCATCCGGGGAGCGGTTAGTTTCAGCAGCAAGAGATGGCGATGTTCAAGAAGCCAAGGCCTTGCTGGAATGTAACCCTCGCCTGGCAAGGTACTCCACTTTCGGTGTACGCAATTCCCCTCTCCATTATTCTGCAGCTCAGGGCCACCATGAG aTAGTCTCTGTATTGCTTGAGTCTGGAGTTGATATCAATCTCAGGAATTATCGTGGTCAG ACTGCTTTGATGCAAGCTTGCCAACATGGTCATTGGGAGGTTGTTCAGACTTTGATGCTTTCTAAAGCCACC ATTCACAGAGCAGATTATCTGAATGGCGGTACTGCACTTCACTTTGCCGCTTTGAATGGTCATTCTCGATGCATCAGACTCCTCCTGGCTGATTACATTACCAGCACTCCGGATTTTTGGACTACATTAAGGAATGctgatagcaatgaagaatcaATCACAGAGTTTAATCATGA TGTTTTGTTCCAGATAATTAATAGGCCCGCTGATGGAGGAATCACTGCGCTGCATATGGCAGCACTTAATGGTCACATTGAAAGTGTACAACTACTTTTGGGTTTAGGGGCATCTGTTTCTAAGGTAACTGCGCAAGACGGAGCTACAGTTGATCTAATAG GTGCTGGAAGCACAGCCCTACACTATGCTGCATGTGGAGGAAATGCAGAATGTTGTCAA ATTTTGATTTCCCGGGGTTCCAGTCTAAGTGCTGAAAATGCGAATGG GTGGACTCCCGTGATGGTGGCTCGTTCGTGGCATAGAGACTGGCTTGAGGAAGTCCTTACCACCGAAGAAGGCCAGTCTCAGATTCTTCCTTCACCATACCTATCCCTTCCCCTTATGAGCATTATGAAGATTGCTAG AGAATGTGGATGGAGGAACAATGATTGTTTATCTACATTTCAAGATCCGTGTGTTGTCTGTTTGGAACAGCAGTGCACAGTGGCCGCAGAAG GTTGTGATCATGAGTTCTGCACAAGATGTGCCTTGTACCTTTGTTCCACAAACTGCACTTCAACTGCGTCTAATGGCCCCCCAGGCTCAATCGCATGTCCTCTCTGCCGAAATGGCATAGTTTCATTTGTCAAGCTTCGAGTAGCAAGATCAATGGCTAAGGAGAATGCAAGAACAAGCTTATCACTATCATTTTGCACATGTTCTTCTGAGGGATCAGATTCCTCCTCAATCACAACTCCACTGTACAAGCCTGAGTTTCGCTGCTCCAGAAAATCCCCTCTCGGGTCTTTTCGGTCCCTCAGCTGCCAGAAGTTCCCATCAATCAAGATCAACTACAACCTTTGCATGGGAGCTCCAAATATCAATCCTTGTTTGGTTCCAAGCTCTAGTAATCGAAAGTTGCGGAACCATTTAGCTAGATCTTCCAAAACCGGCTTTAGGCGATCAGCTTCTCAACCCGATGGCAGAAGGTCGTGGTACTCTTCATTCAATCAAAATGTAACGATTGGCAGTGGATGTTGA
- the LOC103416746 gene encoding E3 ubiquitin-protein ligase XBAT32 isoform X9, with amino-acid sequence MQACQHGHWEVVQTLMLSKATIHRADYLNGGTALHFAALNGHSRCIRLLLADYITSTPDFWTTLRNADSNEESITEFNHDVLFQIINRPADGGITALHMAALNGHIESVQLLLGLGASVSKVTAQDGATVDLIGAGSTALHYAACGGNAECCQILISRGSSLSAENANGWTPVMVARSWHRDWLEEVLTTEEGQSQILPSPYLSLPLMSIMKIARECGWRNNDCLSTFQDPCVVCLEQQCTVAAEGCDHEFCTRCALYLCSTNCTSTASNGPPGSIACPLCRNGIVSFVKLRVARSMAKENARTSLSLSFCTCSSEGSDSSSITTPLYKPEFRCSRKSPLGSFRSLSCQKFPSIKINYNLCMGAPNINPCLVPSSSNRKLRNHLARSSKTGFRRSASQPDGRRSWYSSFNQNVTIGSGC; translated from the exons ATGCAAGCTTGCCAACATGGTCATTGGGAGGTTGTTCAGACTTTGATGCTTTCTAAAGCCACC ATTCACAGAGCAGATTATCTGAATGGCGGTACTGCACTTCACTTTGCCGCTTTGAATGGTCATTCTCGATGCATCAGACTCCTCCTGGCTGATTACATTACCAGCACTCCGGATTTTTGGACTACATTAAGGAATGctgatagcaatgaagaatcaATCACAGAGTTTAATCATGA TGTTTTGTTCCAGATAATTAATAGGCCCGCTGATGGAGGAATCACTGCGCTGCATATGGCAGCACTTAATGGTCACATTGAAAGTGTACAACTACTTTTGGGTTTAGGGGCATCTGTTTCTAAGGTAACTGCGCAAGACGGAGCTACAGTTGATCTAATAG GTGCTGGAAGCACAGCCCTACACTATGCTGCATGTGGAGGAAATGCAGAATGTTGTCAA ATTTTGATTTCCCGGGGTTCCAGTCTAAGTGCTGAAAATGCGAATGG GTGGACTCCCGTGATGGTGGCTCGTTCGTGGCATAGAGACTGGCTTGAGGAAGTCCTTACCACCGAAGAAGGCCAGTCTCAGATTCTTCCTTCACCATACCTATCCCTTCCCCTTATGAGCATTATGAAGATTGCTAG AGAATGTGGATGGAGGAACAATGATTGTTTATCTACATTTCAAGATCCGTGTGTTGTCTGTTTGGAACAGCAGTGCACAGTGGCCGCAGAAG GTTGTGATCATGAGTTCTGCACAAGATGTGCCTTGTACCTTTGTTCCACAAACTGCACTTCAACTGCGTCTAATGGCCCCCCAGGCTCAATCGCATGTCCTCTCTGCCGAAATGGCATAGTTTCATTTGTCAAGCTTCGAGTAGCAAGATCAATGGCTAAGGAGAATGCAAGAACAAGCTTATCACTATCATTTTGCACATGTTCTTCTGAGGGATCAGATTCCTCCTCAATCACAACTCCACTGTACAAGCCTGAGTTTCGCTGCTCCAGAAAATCCCCTCTCGGGTCTTTTCGGTCCCTCAGCTGCCAGAAGTTCCCATCAATCAAGATCAACTACAACCTTTGCATGGGAGCTCCAAATATCAATCCTTGTTTGGTTCCAAGCTCTAGTAATCGAAAGTTGCGGAACCATTTAGCTAGATCTTCCAAAACCGGCTTTAGGCGATCAGCTTCTCAACCCGATGGCAGAAGGTCGTGGTACTCTTCATTCAATCAAAATGTAACGATTGGCAGTGGATGTTGA
- the LOC103416746 gene encoding E3 ubiquitin-protein ligase XBAT32 isoform X5, producing the protein MKFLGVMGNSFGCSASGERLVSAARDGDVQEAKALLECNPRLARYSTFGVRNSPLHYSAAQGHHEIVSVLLESGVDINLRNYRGQTALMQACQHGHWEVVQTLMLSKATIHRADYLNGGTALHFAALNGHSRCIRLLLADYITSTPDFWTTLRNADSNEESITEFNHDVLFQIINRPADGGITALHMAALNGHIESVQLLLGLGASVSKVTAQDGATVDLIGAGSTALHYAACGGNAECCQILISRGSSLSAENANGWTPVMVARSWHRDWLEEVLTTEEGQSQILPSPYLSLPLMSIMKIARECGWRNNDCLSTFQDPCVVCLEQQCTVAAEGCDHEFCTRCALYLCSTNCTSTASNGPPGSIACPLCRNGIVSFVKLRVARSMAKENARTSLSLSFCTCSSEGSDSSSITTPLYKPEFRCSRKSPLGSFRSLSCQKFPSIKINYNLCMGAPNINPCLVPSSSNRKLRNHLARSSKTGFRRSASQPDGRRSWYSSFNQNVTIGSGC; encoded by the exons ATGAAATTTCTAGGCGTTATGGGAAATTCATTTGGATGTTCAGCATCCGGGGAGCGGTTAGTTTCAGCAGCAAGAGATGGCGATGTTCAAGAAGCCAAGGCCTTGCTGGAATGTAACCCTCGCCTGGCAAGGTACTCCACTTTCGGTGTACGCAATTCCCCTCTCCATTATTCTGCAGCTCAGGGCCACCATGAG aTAGTCTCTGTATTGCTTGAGTCTGGAGTTGATATCAATCTCAGGAATTATCGTGGTCAG ACTGCTTTGATGCAAGCTTGCCAACATGGTCATTGGGAGGTTGTTCAGACTTTGATGCTTTCTAAAGCCACC ATTCACAGAGCAGATTATCTGAATGGCGGTACTGCACTTCACTTTGCCGCTTTGAATGGTCATTCTCGATGCATCAGACTCCTCCTGGCTGATTACATTACCAGCACTCCGGATTTTTGGACTACATTAAGGAATGctgatagcaatgaagaatcaATCACAGAGTTTAATCATGA TGTTTTGTTCCAGATAATTAATAGGCCCGCTGATGGAGGAATCACTGCGCTGCATATGGCAGCACTTAATGGTCACATTGAAAGTGTACAACTACTTTTGGGTTTAGGGGCATCTGTTTCTAAGGTAACTGCGCAAGACGGAGCTACAGTTGATCTAATAG GTGCTGGAAGCACAGCCCTACACTATGCTGCATGTGGAGGAAATGCAGAATGTTGTCAA ATTTTGATTTCCCGGGGTTCCAGTCTAAGTGCTGAAAATGCGAATGG GTGGACTCCCGTGATGGTGGCTCGTTCGTGGCATAGAGACTGGCTTGAGGAAGTCCTTACCACCGAAGAAGGCCAGTCTCAGATTCTTCCTTCACCATACCTATCCCTTCCCCTTATGAGCATTATGAAGATTGCTAG AGAATGTGGATGGAGGAACAATGATTGTTTATCTACATTTCAAGATCCGTGTGTTGTCTGTTTGGAACAGCAGTGCACAGTGGCCGCAGAAG GTTGTGATCATGAGTTCTGCACAAGATGTGCCTTGTACCTTTGTTCCACAAACTGCACTTCAACTGCGTCTAATGGCCCCCCAGGCTCAATCGCATGTCCTCTCTGCCGAAATGGCATAGTTTCATTTGTCAAGCTTCGAGTAGCAAGATCAATGGCTAAGGAGAATGCAAGAACAAGCTTATCACTATCATTTTGCACATGTTCTTCTGAGGGATCAGATTCCTCCTCAATCACAACTCCACTGTACAAGCCTGAGTTTCGCTGCTCCAGAAAATCCCCTCTCGGGTCTTTTCGGTCCCTCAGCTGCCAGAAGTTCCCATCAATCAAGATCAACTACAACCTTTGCATGGGAGCTCCAAATATCAATCCTTGTTTGGTTCCAAGCTCTAGTAATCGAAAGTTGCGGAACCATTTAGCTAGATCTTCCAAAACCGGCTTTAGGCGATCAGCTTCTCAACCCGATGGCAGAAGGTCGTGGTACTCTTCATTCAATCAAAATGTAACGATTGGCAGTGGATGTTGA
- the LOC103416746 gene encoding E3 ubiquitin-protein ligase XBAT32 isoform X7 encodes MAMFKKPRPCWNVTLAWQGTPLSVYAIPLSIILQLRATMRNYRGQTALMQACQHGHWEVVQTLMLSKATIHRADYLNGGTALHFAALNGHSRCIRLLLADYITSTPDFWTTLRNADSNEESITEFNHDVLFQIINRPADGGITALHMAALNGHIESVQLLLGLGASVSKVTAQDGATVDLIVQYDFAGLVIRMYFLNHFDNFAGAGSTALHYAACGGNAECCQILISRGSSLSAENANGWTPVMVARSWHRDWLEEVLTTEEGQSQILPSPYLSLPLMSIMKIARECGWRNNDCLSTFQDPCVVCLEQQCTVAAEGCDHEFCTRCALYLCSTNCTSTASNGPPGSIACPLCRNGIVSFVKLRVARSMAKENARTSLSLSFCTCSSEGSDSSSITTPLYKPEFRCSRKSPLGSFRSLSCQKFPSIKINYNLCMGAPNINPCLVPSSSNRKLRNHLARSSKTGFRRSASQPDGRRSWYSSFNQNVTIGSGC; translated from the exons ATGGCGATGTTCAAGAAGCCAAGGCCTTGCTGGAATGTAACCCTCGCCTGGCAAGGTACTCCACTTTCGGTGTACGCAATTCCCCTCTCCATTATTCTGCAGCTCAGGGCCACCATGAG GAATTATCGTGGTCAG ACTGCTTTGATGCAAGCTTGCCAACATGGTCATTGGGAGGTTGTTCAGACTTTGATGCTTTCTAAAGCCACC ATTCACAGAGCAGATTATCTGAATGGCGGTACTGCACTTCACTTTGCCGCTTTGAATGGTCATTCTCGATGCATCAGACTCCTCCTGGCTGATTACATTACCAGCACTCCGGATTTTTGGACTACATTAAGGAATGctgatagcaatgaagaatcaATCACAGAGTTTAATCATGA TGTTTTGTTCCAGATAATTAATAGGCCCGCTGATGGAGGAATCACTGCGCTGCATATGGCAGCACTTAATGGTCACATTGAAAGTGTACAACTACTTTTGGGTTTAGGGGCATCTGTTTCTAAGGTAACTGCGCAAGACGGAGCTACAGTTGATCTAATAG TCCAATATGATTTTGCAGGTCTGGTCATTCGGATGTATTTCCTAAACCATTTTGACAACTTTGCAGGTGCTGGAAGCACAGCCCTACACTATGCTGCATGTGGAGGAAATGCAGAATGTTGTCAA ATTTTGATTTCCCGGGGTTCCAGTCTAAGTGCTGAAAATGCGAATGG GTGGACTCCCGTGATGGTGGCTCGTTCGTGGCATAGAGACTGGCTTGAGGAAGTCCTTACCACCGAAGAAGGCCAGTCTCAGATTCTTCCTTCACCATACCTATCCCTTCCCCTTATGAGCATTATGAAGATTGCTAG AGAATGTGGATGGAGGAACAATGATTGTTTATCTACATTTCAAGATCCGTGTGTTGTCTGTTTGGAACAGCAGTGCACAGTGGCCGCAGAAG GTTGTGATCATGAGTTCTGCACAAGATGTGCCTTGTACCTTTGTTCCACAAACTGCACTTCAACTGCGTCTAATGGCCCCCCAGGCTCAATCGCATGTCCTCTCTGCCGAAATGGCATAGTTTCATTTGTCAAGCTTCGAGTAGCAAGATCAATGGCTAAGGAGAATGCAAGAACAAGCTTATCACTATCATTTTGCACATGTTCTTCTGAGGGATCAGATTCCTCCTCAATCACAACTCCACTGTACAAGCCTGAGTTTCGCTGCTCCAGAAAATCCCCTCTCGGGTCTTTTCGGTCCCTCAGCTGCCAGAAGTTCCCATCAATCAAGATCAACTACAACCTTTGCATGGGAGCTCCAAATATCAATCCTTGTTTGGTTCCAAGCTCTAGTAATCGAAAGTTGCGGAACCATTTAGCTAGATCTTCCAAAACCGGCTTTAGGCGATCAGCTTCTCAACCCGATGGCAGAAGGTCGTGGTACTCTTCATTCAATCAAAATGTAACGATTGGCAGTGGATGTTGA
- the LOC103416746 gene encoding probable E3 ubiquitin-protein ligase XBOS32 isoform X2 has product MGNSFGCSASGERLVSAARDGDVQEAKALLECNPRLARYSTFGVRNSPLHYSAAQGHHEELSWSGKIIANWDIRSLSCSVYVHQHCALYLGQQTALMQACQHGHWEVVQTLMLSKATIHRADYLNGGTALHFAALNGHSRCIRLLLADYITSTPDFWTTLRNADSNEESITEFNHDVLFQIINRPADGGITALHMAALNGHIESVQLLLGLGASVSKVTAQDGATVDLIVQYDFAGLVIRMYFLNHFDNFAGAGSTALHYAACGGNAECCQILISRGSSLSAENANGWTPVMVARSWHRDWLEEVLTTEEGQSQILPSPYLSLPLMSIMKIARECGWRNNDCLSTFQDPCVVCLEQQCTVAAEGCDHEFCTRCALYLCSTNCTSTASNGPPGSIACPLCRNGIVSFVKLRVARSMAKENARTSLSLSFCTCSSEGSDSSSITTPLYKPEFRCSRKSPLGSFRSLSCQKFPSIKINYNLCMGAPNINPCLVPSSSNRKLRNHLARSSKTGFRRSASQPDGRRSWYSSFNQNVTIGSGC; this is encoded by the exons ATGGGAAATTCATTTGGATGTTCAGCATCCGGGGAGCGGTTAGTTTCAGCAGCAAGAGATGGCGATGTTCAAGAAGCCAAGGCCTTGCTGGAATGTAACCCTCGCCTGGCAAGGTACTCCACTTTCGGTGTACGCAATTCCCCTCTCCATTATTCTGCAGCTCAGGGCCACCATGAG GAATTATCGTGGTCAGGTAAAATTATCGCAAATTGGGACATTAGAAGTTTATCCTGCTCAGTTTACGTCCATCAACATTGTGCTCTATATCTTGGTCAACAGACTGCTTTGATGCAAGCTTGCCAACATGGTCATTGGGAGGTTGTTCAGACTTTGATGCTTTCTAAAGCCACC ATTCACAGAGCAGATTATCTGAATGGCGGTACTGCACTTCACTTTGCCGCTTTGAATGGTCATTCTCGATGCATCAGACTCCTCCTGGCTGATTACATTACCAGCACTCCGGATTTTTGGACTACATTAAGGAATGctgatagcaatgaagaatcaATCACAGAGTTTAATCATGA TGTTTTGTTCCAGATAATTAATAGGCCCGCTGATGGAGGAATCACTGCGCTGCATATGGCAGCACTTAATGGTCACATTGAAAGTGTACAACTACTTTTGGGTTTAGGGGCATCTGTTTCTAAGGTAACTGCGCAAGACGGAGCTACAGTTGATCTAATAG TCCAATATGATTTTGCAGGTCTGGTCATTCGGATGTATTTCCTAAACCATTTTGACAACTTTGCAGGTGCTGGAAGCACAGCCCTACACTATGCTGCATGTGGAGGAAATGCAGAATGTTGTCAA ATTTTGATTTCCCGGGGTTCCAGTCTAAGTGCTGAAAATGCGAATGG GTGGACTCCCGTGATGGTGGCTCGTTCGTGGCATAGAGACTGGCTTGAGGAAGTCCTTACCACCGAAGAAGGCCAGTCTCAGATTCTTCCTTCACCATACCTATCCCTTCCCCTTATGAGCATTATGAAGATTGCTAG AGAATGTGGATGGAGGAACAATGATTGTTTATCTACATTTCAAGATCCGTGTGTTGTCTGTTTGGAACAGCAGTGCACAGTGGCCGCAGAAG GTTGTGATCATGAGTTCTGCACAAGATGTGCCTTGTACCTTTGTTCCACAAACTGCACTTCAACTGCGTCTAATGGCCCCCCAGGCTCAATCGCATGTCCTCTCTGCCGAAATGGCATAGTTTCATTTGTCAAGCTTCGAGTAGCAAGATCAATGGCTAAGGAGAATGCAAGAACAAGCTTATCACTATCATTTTGCACATGTTCTTCTGAGGGATCAGATTCCTCCTCAATCACAACTCCACTGTACAAGCCTGAGTTTCGCTGCTCCAGAAAATCCCCTCTCGGGTCTTTTCGGTCCCTCAGCTGCCAGAAGTTCCCATCAATCAAGATCAACTACAACCTTTGCATGGGAGCTCCAAATATCAATCCTTGTTTGGTTCCAAGCTCTAGTAATCGAAAGTTGCGGAACCATTTAGCTAGATCTTCCAAAACCGGCTTTAGGCGATCAGCTTCTCAACCCGATGGCAGAAGGTCGTGGTACTCTTCATTCAATCAAAATGTAACGATTGGCAGTGGATGTTGA